From Syntrophorhabdus sp., the proteins below share one genomic window:
- a CDS encoding sulfur carrier protein ThiS has translation MGFCGGRANRFIHPQAYHTTLISEGDRIEFINPDFGG, from the coding sequence GTGGGTTTTTGTGGCGGGCGGGCCAACCGCTTCATCCACCCCCAGGCCTACCATACAACGCTGATCTCCGAAGGCGACAGGATCGAGTTCATAAACCCCGACTTCGGAGGGTAG